The sequence CGCGTTTTTAAGAGGCAAGCAGGGCAACGGAGGCCGATGATGCGCACGATCAGAATAAGCTGGATTATCCTTCTGCTGGCGAGCGGCATGCTGCCGGCGGCATGCCTGCTTGGAGGGGGCGGCGGCTCCGCCCCCACCCGGTTCTACAAGCTTGACTCATTGCGGGAAATTGAACCCGGACGGAA comes from Desulfobacteraceae bacterium and encodes:
- a CDS encoding PqiC family protein, with translation MMRTIRISWIILLLASGMLPAACLLGGGGGSAPTRFYKLDSLREIEPGRKAEVSLPEVSVAVGPIGLAPYLDRPQIVTLNAENELRVNEFDRWGE